GTCTGCGGAAGAAATTCCTGAAGCAGTAAAATATGAAGCGCCGCGCCGAATTCCTTTGCCCTTATCAGAAGTAATTCTTGATTGGCAACTTATTAAAGGCGGTCCCTCTAAAGAGGGTCGAACGCCGTTGCGGATTCTATTGGTAGCTGTACCAAAAGAGATAATCAACCAATATCAGAACATAGCATTGTCAGTGGGGCTCAAGGTGATTGCTTTGGAGGCAGAAGTGTTTGCCATTATCAGGGCATTGATTAAATATCAGGATAAGAGCAATATTATATGCCTTGTTGATATCGGAGAAAGGAGCACCACAATTAATGTTGTTGCCCAAGGAATCTTAAAGGTTTCCCACAGCTTTGATGTGGCTGGTGAAGATTTTACAAAAGCATTTTCTGATTCTCTGCAGATTGACAAAAGAAAAGCAGAGACAATTAAAAGGATGTATGGACTTACTGATAAAAATCCAGGCATCAAGGAAATAATCAAACCGCAAATAGAAGCAATTGTTAAAAAGATTAAAAATACCACCGATGAATTATATTTAGAGGATAAAGAGAGGATAGGAAAGGTCATTATTTCCGGAGGAGGAGCTATGTTAGCAGGAGGAGCAGATTATTTTTCTAAAAAACTTGATTTGCCGGTAGAGTTAGCTGACCCGTTTATAGACATTTCATACCCGCCCATTCTCTCGGAGCCATTGAAAAAAATCAGTTCTGGATTTACAATAGCAGTAGGAATGGCTCTCCGCGGTTTTAATAAGTAAAAGTTAATATTCTTCTTATGGTGCAGGTGATTCCAAGAAAAGTTGCTCCCCAGAAGTCCTTGGTCAAAAAGATATTGCCCTGGTCTTCTTTGTTTTTAATAGCGCTGATGGTTATCCTTTATTTCGTCTTTGATTTTCAGGCCAAAAGAGCAGAGACATCTTTAGTAGAAGTAAAAAATGAGCTGGGCAGAACTCAAACAGAAGAGCAGGCAGAGCTTCAGAAAATTGTTTTGGGTTTCCAGAAAAGAATTGAGGATGTTGCTATTCTATTAAAGGACAGAGAAAAGGTTTCAGATATATTGGCCTTCCTTGAGACATATATTCATCCGAAAGTATATTTTGATTCAATGACCCTTAATATTGAAACTCGGCTAATAAATCTACAGGGGATATCAGAGGATTTTACAAGTTTGGGCCAACAGATTTTCGCCTTTCAACAGGACCCGTTTATCAAAGAAGTAAAGCTGTCTAATGTTTCTCTATCTGTAGAGGGGGGAGTAAAATTTGTTATAGAATTGTTCTTGCCAGATAAAAGCGAGGACATAACTAAGAAATAATTATAATGAAATACGCTATTATCATTGTCGCTGTGAGCATATTGATTTCCCTGACATTGGGCATTTTCTTAGTTTGGCCTCAATACAGGGGCTTTAGAGATATACAGAGTCAGTTGAATCAGAAAGAATTGCAGTTGGAAAATCAGAATAAATATATTCAATCACTGAAGGTCGCTAAAAAAGAAATGGATGAGCGGTCGGATATAGTTTCTAAAATTGAGAGCGCTCTCCCCATTGGTTCTGACGCGCCTTCTTTGCTTGAGTTCCTGCAAAACGCATCTGCCTCATCTGGCATTAGTTTGGACAATATTAGCTTGGAAAAGGCCTCTCCTGGCGACGAAAAAGAGAGGGTTAAGAGCCATTTTTTCAGCGCAGAATTGTCTGGTTCTTATTTTTCATTTAAAAATTTCTTATTTGCCCTTGAGACGAGTTCCCGCTTGATAGAGGTGGAGCAAACAAATTTTTCTGTGCCATTAACAGAAGGGCAATCAGCATTGATTAAAATTAGAGCAAGAATCAGTTCGTATTAATAACTAATAACTGATAACTGATTAATGATTAATGATTAATTTATGGCTATAGTATTTTACGAAAAAAGGAAGAAAGAAATTTATATAGCAATTGCTGGTTTGGCATTGATAGCCATTCTTGTTTTTGTTTTAATTAAAATTAAAGGAGGCGGGTTTATTGTGGGAGAATCAGCGTTGTCTCTTCCTGTAGTCAAGGAGGTTAAGATAGATTTTCAAAAAATAGAGGAGGAAATTTGGAACGACCTAAAATCCTTTACGCCGATTTCTCCTCTTTCAGAAGGCATTGGGAGGGAGAATCCTTTTGCCCCTGCGCTTCCTGTGTCAAATTGATGGTCAGTCATTGTCAGGCGAAATTTTTATATACTTTTGCAGTCCACTCGCGCGGGTGGTCTTCTTCTTAATGAAATGAATTTAATAAACCAACTATTAAAACAAAGGGTTATTGACAAGAAGATTGCAGATTCTTTGGTAAAAGAATCTGCAAGTTCTGGACGAACCATTGAGGAGGTTATATTAAGCAAACAATTATTGCCGGAAAACAAGCTTTTTCAGATAAAAAGCGATACTCTTGGCATCCCCTTAAAAGAGATTATCTCGCAAGATATTCCGGGCGATGTTTTGGAGCTTATTCCGCAGGATTCCGCAGAGCATTATAAGATGGTTCCGCTGGAGAAGAAGCAGAATATGCTTGAAGTGGCGATGGTTTATCCAGAAGATTTAAAGGCGCAAGAGGCCTTGAATTTTTTAGCCAGGCAAAGAGGATTTAATTATCGCGTGAGCTTAATTACCTTAAGCAGTTTTCAGAATTTTTTGAAGAAATATCAAAACTTGGGGAGAGAAGTTAAAACAGCTCTTCAAGAATTAGAGAGACAGCTTCAACCCGGGAGACAAGATTCTGCGTTAAAAACCAAAGAGGAAATCGTTCAAAAAAGAAGCGAGGCCCCTATCAGCAAAACCGTTGCAGTTATCTTAAAACATGCTGTAGAAGGAAGGGCCTCGGATATACACATAGAACCCATGCCAGGCAGAAGCAGGATAAGATTTCGATTAGACGGTATTTTGCATTCCAGTTTATTCCTGCCACAGGAGGTTCATCCTTCCATAGTAGCCAGAATTAAAATTATATCTAAATTAAAAATAGATGAGACGCGAATTCCGCAAGATGGCCGTTTTTCCGTAAATATGAACAATCAAAATATTGATTTTAGGGTTTCAACCTTTCCAACAACGCTTGGCGAAAAAGTAGTAATGAGGGTGCTTAATCCTGATTTAAGGGTTTCCACATTTGAGGAATTAGGGTTAGTTGGAAGAAATTTAGAGATTTTGAAGAAAGCGGCGAAAAGGCCTTATGGTATGATATTGTCCACAGGACCTACTGGTTCTGGGAAAACAACTACGCTTTATGTTGTCCTGGATTCTGTTAACAAGGAAGGCGTTAATATCATCACACTGGAAGACCCAGTAGAATATTTTATCAGTGGTGTGAGCCAATCGCAAGTAAAGCCAGAGATTGGGTATAGTTTTGCTACCGGATTAAGGCATGTTTTAAGACAAGACCCGGATATAATTATGGTCGGAGAAATTCGTGATAACGAAACCGCAGAATTAGCCACACACGCAGCGCTTACAGGACACTTGGTTCTTTCAACCGTCCATACTAATAATGCTTTGGGCGCAATTCCAAGAATGATTGATTTAGGAGTCAGGGCGTTTTTGTTGCCTTCCAGTACAAACGCAATAATCGCCCAGAGATTAGTTAGGCGACTTTGTCCTCATTGCAAGAAAAAAATTGCTGCAAGCGGGAAGATGAAGGAATTAATAATTGATGAAATGAAGGGCTTGCCAGATTGGGCGAAAGATGAATATGGCGCTGGAACGAATATTCAAATTTGGGAACCTGTCGGCTGTAGTCAGTGCGGAGAAAGCGGGTATGTCGGCAGAGTCGGGGTATTTGAGATTTTAGAGATGACTAAAGCGCTTGGAGATATAATTATATCTGAACCAAGCGAGAATAAAATACTTGCCGAAGCCAATAATCAGGGGATGATAAGCATGAGACAGGATGGAATATTGAAAGTTCTGAAAGGAGAGACATCTTTAGAGGAAGTTATCAGGAGCACATCCGAAGAGAGGTAAAATAATTATTAATTTATTATAAAATATGAAAAAAGTATTATTAGTAGAGGATGACCCATTTTTAATAGATATTTATTCCACAAAACTTGGTGAATCAGGGTTTGAGGTTCATTTGGCAAAGGACGGAGGAGCTGTATTAGATTTTTCCAAAAAAATTAAGCCAGATATAATTATTCTGGATATTGTTTTGCCGCACATAGATGGGTGGCAGATATTAAAACAACTAAGAGTAGAGGAGGGGCTTAAGCATACCAAAATTATAATCCTGTCCAATTTGAGTCAAAAAGAGGAGGTTGAAAAAGGACTTTCGTTAGGGGCTGACAAATATTTAATTAAGTCGGATTATACTCCTACGCAAGTCATTGATGAGATTAATAAAGTTTCTCATTAAAAAAAACAATTAGGGTTGTTGTATAATAAATGATAAAAGACCATAAAAAATTTTTAGATGATTTATTAACTCTTGCCGTTAAAAAAGGCGCTTCTGATATTCATTTTTCTTCTTCCAAAAGTCCAATTTTGCGGATAGCAAGCCGACTAACCCCGCTCACAAAAGAAGCAGAGCTTAAGTCAGATGATATTGTTTCCATAGTCAAAGTTTTGTTATCACAGAATTATTCACAAGAAAGATTTGATAAATTCTTAAGGGAGAGGGAGATTGATTTTTCTTATGACTCTGGTGATAAGGGCAGGTTTAGAGGAAACGCATATTTCCAGCAGGGTAAGGTGAGTTGCGCTTTGAGGTTTTTATCAAGGAAGATTTCAACTATTGAAGACCTGAATCTCCCGCCAGTTCTTAACTTGTTTAGCCAAGCCCATCAGGGGTTTGTTTTAATAACAGGGCCTTCCAGTCAAGGAAAATCAACCACTTTGGCTGCCTTGATAGACGCTATTAATCATTCTCGGAGCTGTCATATCATAACAATTGAAGACCCTATTGAATATGTGTTTGAGGACGATTTGGCGATTATTGACCAAAGAGAGGTCTTTAGCGATACATTATCTTTTGCCAGGGCTTTGCGTTCTACTTTTCGCCAAGACCCGGATGTGATTATGTTGGGAGAGATGCGCGACCCAGAAACAATCGCCATTGCTCTTTCAGCAGCAGAAACCGGACATTTGGTCTTTGCCACTCTTCATACCAACTCTGCTGCCCAGACAATACACAGGATTGTAGATAGTTTTGATGATAATCGGCAAAAGCAAATCCGCGCGCAATTATCCACTTCGCTTTTAGGCATTGTCTCCCAGCGGTTAATTCCAAATATCAAAGGAGGACTTACTCCTGCCACGGAAATAATTTTTAATAACCCTGCGATAGCCAATCTTGTCAGAGAGGGCAAGATACATGAGATTCCGATAGTAATAGAGACCTCATCTGAAGAGGGAATGATTTCCTTAAATAAATCGTTGGCGCTTTTGGTTCAAGATAAGGAAATCACAAGGGAGTCAGCATTTAAATTTACCACAAACCCAGACGGATTGAGAACCCTATTAGGAGGCAAATTTTAATAATTCTGCTATAATTAAACTACTTTTAAAAATTATATATAAAAAGTTTAATTTCAAGGTTCTGTGAGCGGAGCGAGCAGGTTCTTATTATTAAACTGAATGAAGTTTAATTTCGAGCGTTCTGCGAGCGGAGCGAGCAGGTTCTTATAATGAGATTTATCATCAACAACTTAAACTAATGCAGTTTAATTATCAAGCAAGAACAAAAAACGGATTAATCCAAGTTGGAGTGATAGAAGTGTCATCACGGAATGATGCTGTTTCTCTTTTGCAGAAAGAGGGTCTTTACATCACCCATTTAGAGGAAGTGACGAAAAGACCGTTTTATTTCCGTCAAATAGACCTGCTTAATAGGGCAGGGAAAAAAGATGTTATGATGTTCTGTCGAGAACTCGCCCTAATGTTGAAATCAGGAGTCGGATTAGTGGAGTCATTGAGGGCATTGGCAGAGCAAACCGAAAAATCAGTGTTTAAGGCACAGATTGTTGAGGTATCAGAAGATGTTGAAGGTGGCGTATATTTCTCAGAGGCATTATCAAAATTTCCGAAGATTTTTTCCAATTTTTTTATCAATATTATAAAAGCAGGCGAGGCGTCTGGAAAATTGTCAGAGAGCTTAAATTATTTAGCCCAGCATCTTGAAAGAGAGTATAATCTAATTAATAAAATTAAGAGCGGAATGACTTATCCGGCGTTTATTCTCTTGGTATTTTTAGGAATAGGAGGACTGGGAATATTTATGGTGCTTCCGTCATTCCAAGATACGCTTTCATCGCTTGAAGTGGAATTGCCTGTTTTAACACGGGCGGTTCTCGGATTAGGTGAAGCAGCGAGGACATGGTGGTGGGCATTCTTAATAGGCATTATTCTAATCGTGGTCTTGATTCGGAGATATTCTAAAACCGATGAAGGAAGAGAAATAATAGGAAAAATTGTTTTAAAGATACCTATATTAGGTAAAACTGTCAGGAGGGTGTATCTAACGAGATTTACGGAAAATCTATCTACATTGATTTTAGCAGGCCTGCCAATTACTCAAGCATTGGATATAGTGAGCGGCGCTGCAGGCAATAAAACATATCAGAGAATAATAATGGAGACACAAGAAGGAGTGAGGAGGGGAGAATTAATGAGCTCTGTTTTGGAAAAATACCCAAAAGACATTCCGGGATTAGTGACTCAAATGATTAAGGTTGGAGAGAGGACCGGACGGCTTGACGAGTCGTTGATGCATATTGCTAATTTCTATGAATCAGAGGTTAATCGAAATATTGATGCTTTGATAGATATTATTGAACCGGTCTTGATAGTTGTGTTAGGCGGGATGGTCGCATTATTAATGGTTTCTATCATAGTCCCTGTATACAAAGGCGTATCTTCTTTCGGATTTTAGTTATTCCCGCTTTAGCTAAGTTATTCACAGTATTTGTTTGATAAGACCCATTTTTTGGTATACAATAAATTATAGACAAATAAATGTAATTCCCGTCTAACTTGCGAGGTTTGCAGGATAAATAGGAGGGGGTAAAATCCCCCACCAATCCTGCGAGCGACGCAGGATTGGTGGGGGGAAAGGTCGCAAGAGTAAAAATTTAAATCTATAAAGGTTATGAAATCAAAAAAAGGTTTTACTTTAATTGAACTTTTAGTGGTTATTGCTATTATTGGAATTTTGGCTGCTATTGTGTTGGTTTCTTTGAGGGGAGCTCCTGCTCGGGCAAATGACGCGAGAATCAAATCAGCTGTCAATCAAGCAAGGACACAGGCCGAATTAATTTGGGCAGATGATTCACTTTATACTGGTCTGTGCGATACAGATACCCTGAATCAAGCGCACGCCACTTACGGTGCTCAACTCGCTGCTTTGGAAAATGATATTGCAGACAGGCAAGGGAAGGTTTTCCCTGCTCCTCCCGATATGAATTGTCAAGCAAGCGCTAATGCCTATTGTGTGAGCGCAAAACTTACCAGCCCTGCCACAACAACCTATTTCTGTGTTGACAGCGATGGCTTGGTGAAAGACGACGCAACAGAAGCTGATTGTGTTGTTGGCGCTATAAATTGCCAGTAATTAATAGTTATCATTTTCTCCTATGAAAGCTTTGCTTAAAAAAAGAAAAGGGTTTACTATAGTTGAACTGCTTATAGTAGTGGCTATTATTGGTATTTTGGCAACCATTGTCATTGTTTCTTTAAAAGAAGCGTCAGACAGGGCAAGGAATACTAAGATAATCACAAGCGTAACACAAATCAGAAAAATCGCTGAAGATATGTATATTCAGGAGGCAGGCGGATACGAGTCATTATGTATATCCGGCGAATTGAATGGTGGCTACAGCGATATATTGACTATTCTGGAAAACGATGTGGAAAAATATGGTGGAGATATGGTAAGCTGTTACGACTCGCGCTACAGTTACTGTGTAAGCGCTCAACTCACTGGTAGCACAACAAAATATTTTTGCATTGATGACCAGGGAAGCAATATTGAATCAACAAGCAATGCCTGTAGCGACATCAATATTGCCTGTGAGTGAGGGGCAGTTATAATCTAATCTTCAAAAAGAGACCTCCTCTATCTTAAGGAGGTCTCTTGGCTGAATAGGTTGGCAGGTTGGCAGGTTGGCATAATAAGCTCACAGCGCTTACTTGTAGAGAATGTTTAGAGGTTCAACCTCTAAACATTGTAATGATTTATTAATGATTATTTATTATTTGTTAATTTTTATATTCGGTCTTATAGTGGGTTCATTTTTGAACTGCGTGATTTATCGGTTGGAGAAAAAGGAGAGTTTTTTACATGGCAGGTCATTTTGTCCTAATTGCAAGCATTCTTTAGCTTGGTATGACCTGATTCCATTATTGAGTTTTATTCTTCTGCGCCGAAAATGCCGTTATTGCCATAAATCAATCTCTTGGCAATATCCAATTATAGAAACAGCAACAGGGGCGCTATTTCTGCTAATTTTCAATTTCTCCGCCCAAGGCGGGCAGGCAATTTTCAATGAAATCTCAATTTTCAACAGTTCGGCCATGAGCTCACTGCCGAATGGTTTTCAATTTTTAAACTTTGTCTATTATTTATTGATTGCCTGTTTCCTCATTGTTATTTTTGTTTATGACTTGAAGCATTTCATAATCTTGGACAAGGTCTTGATTCCAGCAATCGCCATATCTTTGATATATAGGTTAGTCGGCGCCTTGTTTTTGAATAATCAATTATCAATTATTAATTATCTGCTTTCTGCTTTTGGCGCTGCTGGTTTTTTCCTTTTGATATATTTGATCTCCAAGGGCAAGTGGCTTGGATTTGCAGATGTTAAATTGGTAATACTTTTGGCAATGATTTTGGGCTGGCCTAAAATAGCCCTGTCTTTGTTTTTAAGTTTTTTCATCGGTGCTATAATAGGTATAGGACTGATAGTTTTCTCCGGGAAAAAGCTTAAAAGCGAAGTTCCGTTTGCCCCATTTTTAATAACCGGAACATTGATTGCCTTATTTTGGGGTCAGCATCTCATTGATTGGTATTCCGCTTTGATTTTCTGATAAATGATTAATGATAAATCCGCCCGAGGCGGGCAGGCCCGCCTCGGGAGGGCAAGTGATAAATGATAAATAATTATTGTTCAACAAAGAGTAAGGAGACAGGCATGACCTTGGTTGAGGCCTTGATTACCGTTGCGATAGTAGGAATTTTATTGGCAACAAGCTTTTTGGCTTATCGGCCAAGAGGGCAGGAGCTTGCCCTGCAGAGGTCTGCTTTCAAGATTGCATCTGATATTGAGATTGTTAGAGAAATGGCAATGTCAGCGCGGAAAAATGTTGGCGGAGAAATTCCTATTGGCGGATACGGTATTTATTTTGACATTGCAAATCCATCGTCTTATATTCTATTCGCTGATTCAGACGCAAGCAAGAATAGAAAATCAGACGGTTCCGAAGATATTAAAACATTAGACATAGAAGACGGAATAGTGTTAAGTATTTTGTCGCCCTCTAATCCAGTAAACATCACATTTGTTTCTCCTTCCCCTGATGTTTTTTTACAAGGAGGCGCCACAGTGGGACAAATAGATATAACCGTAGCAATACAAGCGGATATTTCTAAGACAAAAATTATCTCTATAAACAAGGCGGGATTGATTTCCACTGACCAATGATCACTAATTAATGATTGCTGATTACTGATTAATAATCACTGATAAATGATTAATAATAAATGATTAATAATAACGGATTTACATTGATAGAAATGCTTATCACCGTCTCTGTGGTGAGCGTTGGCATTGTTGGCGTTTTTATGTCGGTCCAACAAGGGATAATTGCAATTGATTACGCTAACTCCCGATTTACCGCAGCCCTACTTGCTCAAGAGGGAGTAGAAATTATTAAAAGCATTAGAGACACGAATCTTTTGGAATATAATTATGTTTCCACTGGCACTGCTTGGAACGAGGGAATTAGAACAGGAGATATTGAAGCACAGTATACAGACCCTCAATTAACAGAACCCGCCATGACACAACCAATATGTAGTCCAAGTTGTGACCCTGATGATATCAGGTTCCTTAAAAAATCCATTACAGGATTTTACAATTACGATACAGGGGATGATAGCAGATTTAAAAGATTGATTCATATAGAATCACCGAATGCTGACCAAATGGATGCGACTATTACTGTTTTTTGGAACAAGAGGGGCGGAGGGTATTATAGTATTTCTCTGCTTCAGCATTTATATAATTGGTGGTAGATTCCTTCGTCAAACAAAAAATGCAAAACAGGAAACAAAAAAAGAGAAATAATAAAAATAATGGCTTTACCCTTATTGAGGTTGTTGTTGTGGCAGGGATATTTAGTGTTTTAATGATAGTTATTTCAGGAGTTTTTATTGCAGCTCTCAAAGCAGAGAGGAATATTCTTGAGTCCAAAAAAGTTTTAGGAGAATTAAGTTATGCTATAGAATATATGACCCGGGCCTTGAGAATGGCGGAAAAAGACACTTCTGGCACCTGTATCCCTAATGGTTCTAATTATCAATTAACAGCCAGGGACGGCATAAAATTTATTAATATTCTTCAATCAAGCGCTTGCCAGGAATTTTTTGTAAATGATGGGAAAATCAAGTATGCGACAGGGGCTGAAGAACTTGAGCTAACCTCTGCAGATGTAAATGTTTTAGTGTTAAAGTTTGAGATTATTAATGAGACAGAATCAGATAATCTCCAGCCATTTGTAACGATACAGATTAAGGCAGACACGCCTAACAGCACAACGCTTGAACTTCAGACCAGTGTTTCGCAAAGAAATCCTGATATCAGATAATAATCTTCTAATAGAAGTATGTAAGTGATAAGTGATAACAAATCAATGATTAGCAATTCTCAAAAAGGAGCCACCCTATATTTCGCAATAATCATAATGTCTATTTTACTGGCAGCGGTTTTTAGCATTAGTTCTATAGTGTTAACACAGATAAGGACTATCAAGGGAATGGGGGATTCAATAATAGCTTTCTACGCAGCTGACACTGGTATAGAAACAGCGTTGTATGACCTCTATAATGCCAATTATATTGGCCATTATGGGCCAGTATCGTTGGGCAGTGGGACATATACTTATGAAGTATGGGTTACACAGCCAGTTGGCGGAGCATTACCCACAGAAATTTTAGAAGACATTAATTGCACAGCAGGCGAATATTATTGCATTAAATCAGTCGGCACATATAATAATACCAAGAGGGCAATAGAAGCAGATGGTTAATAAACGATAAGTTTTTTATTATGGATAAGGGGTCTGCAAAAAAAAGGATAGAAAAACTCAAAAAGGTGATTAATTATCACCGTTATTTATATCATGTTTTAGATAAGCAGGAGATTTCTGACCCTGCTTTTGACTCTTTAAAAAACGAACTTGTTGTTTTGGAAAAACAGTATCCAGATATGGTTACTAAAGATTCTCCGAGCCAGAGAGTTGGAGGAAAACCATTAGATAAGTTTGAAAAAATAGAACATCAATTTCCAATGCTTTCGATTGATGATATTTTTGATAAAGAGGCGCTTGAGCTATGGGAAAAATATTTAAAAAGATTACAGCCATTGGAAAAGTTTGAGTATTTTTGTGAACCGAAAATTGATGGGTTTGCTATAACATTAATTTACGATAAAGGAATTTTAATAGCAGGAGCCACAAGAGGAGATGGAAGAATAGGAGAGGATGTAACACAGAACATAAGAACCATAAACAGCATTCCATTACGATTGGAAATCCATAGGCCAATTGAAAATAAAAACATAGAACATAGTTTAAAAGAAAAGATTAAAAACGGGCGGATAGAGATAAGAGGAGAGGTATATATGGATAAAGCATCATTTGATAAAATTAATAAGCAAAGAGCCAAAAACAAAGAATCTATTTATGCTAACCCAAGAAATTTGGCTGCAGGGTCAATCCGTCAACTTGACCCTAAGTTAGCTGCCTCTCGAAGATTAAAGT
This genomic window from Patescibacteria group bacterium contains:
- the pilM gene encoding type IV pilus assembly protein PilM, with product MPLFSKNFLGIDVGTSSIKIVELQKSKGITLSNYAILGADYFGADDFQTREKGMLSISEDDISKALMVMLKEAGIKSKQAFFSIPDYATFFTTFDLPSMSAEEIPEAVKYEAPRRIPLPLSEVILDWQLIKGGPSKEGRTPLRILLVAVPKEIINQYQNIALSVGLKVIALEAEVFAIIRALIKYQDKSNIICLVDIGERSTTINVVAQGILKVSHSFDVAGEDFTKAFSDSLQIDKRKAETIKRMYGLTDKNPGIKEIIKPQIEAIVKKIKNTTDELYLEDKERIGKVIISGGGAMLAGGADYFSKKLDLPVELADPFIDISYPPILSEPLKKISSGFTIAVGMALRGFNK
- a CDS encoding PilN domain-containing protein, with the protein product MVQVIPRKVAPQKSLVKKILPWSSLFLIALMVILYFVFDFQAKRAETSLVEVKNELGRTQTEEQAELQKIVLGFQKRIEDVAILLKDREKVSDILAFLETYIHPKVYFDSMTLNIETRLINLQGISEDFTSLGQQIFAFQQDPFIKEVKLSNVSLSVEGGVKFVIELFLPDKSEDITKK
- the pilO gene encoding type 4a pilus biogenesis protein PilO yields the protein MKYAIIIVAVSILISLTLGIFLVWPQYRGFRDIQSQLNQKELQLENQNKYIQSLKVAKKEMDERSDIVSKIESALPIGSDAPSLLEFLQNASASSGISLDNISLEKASPGDEKERVKSHFFSAELSGSYFSFKNFLFALETSSRLIEVEQTNFSVPLTEGQSALIKIRARISSY
- a CDS encoding GspE/PulE family protein encodes the protein MNLINQLLKQRVIDKKIADSLVKESASSGRTIEEVILSKQLLPENKLFQIKSDTLGIPLKEIISQDIPGDVLELIPQDSAEHYKMVPLEKKQNMLEVAMVYPEDLKAQEALNFLARQRGFNYRVSLITLSSFQNFLKKYQNLGREVKTALQELERQLQPGRQDSALKTKEEIVQKRSEAPISKTVAVILKHAVEGRASDIHIEPMPGRSRIRFRLDGILHSSLFLPQEVHPSIVARIKIISKLKIDETRIPQDGRFSVNMNNQNIDFRVSTFPTTLGEKVVMRVLNPDLRVSTFEELGLVGRNLEILKKAAKRPYGMILSTGPTGSGKTTTLYVVLDSVNKEGVNIITLEDPVEYFISGVSQSQVKPEIGYSFATGLRHVLRQDPDIIMVGEIRDNETAELATHAALTGHLVLSTVHTNNALGAIPRMIDLGVRAFLLPSSTNAIIAQRLVRRLCPHCKKKIAASGKMKELIIDEMKGLPDWAKDEYGAGTNIQIWEPVGCSQCGESGYVGRVGVFEILEMTKALGDIIISEPSENKILAEANNQGMISMRQDGILKVLKGETSLEEVIRSTSEER
- a CDS encoding response regulator, translated to MKKVLLVEDDPFLIDIYSTKLGESGFEVHLAKDGGAVLDFSKKIKPDIIILDIVLPHIDGWQILKQLRVEEGLKHTKIIILSNLSQKEEVEKGLSLGADKYLIKSDYTPTQVIDEINKVSH
- a CDS encoding PilT/PilU family type 4a pilus ATPase yields the protein MIKDHKKFLDDLLTLAVKKGASDIHFSSSKSPILRIASRLTPLTKEAELKSDDIVSIVKVLLSQNYSQERFDKFLREREIDFSYDSGDKGRFRGNAYFQQGKVSCALRFLSRKISTIEDLNLPPVLNLFSQAHQGFVLITGPSSQGKSTTLAALIDAINHSRSCHIITIEDPIEYVFEDDLAIIDQREVFSDTLSFARALRSTFRQDPDVIMLGEMRDPETIAIALSAAETGHLVFATLHTNSAAQTIHRIVDSFDDNRQKQIRAQLSTSLLGIVSQRLIPNIKGGLTPATEIIFNNPAIANLVREGKIHEIPIVIETSSEEGMISLNKSLALLVQDKEITRESAFKFTTNPDGLRTLLGGKF
- a CDS encoding type II secretion system F family protein → MQFNYQARTKNGLIQVGVIEVSSRNDAVSLLQKEGLYITHLEEVTKRPFYFRQIDLLNRAGKKDVMMFCRELALMLKSGVGLVESLRALAEQTEKSVFKAQIVEVSEDVEGGVYFSEALSKFPKIFSNFFINIIKAGEASGKLSESLNYLAQHLEREYNLINKIKSGMTYPAFILLVFLGIGGLGIFMVLPSFQDTLSSLEVELPVLTRAVLGLGEAARTWWWAFLIGIILIVVLIRRYSKTDEGREIIGKIVLKIPILGKTVRRVYLTRFTENLSTLILAGLPITQALDIVSGAAGNKTYQRIIMETQEGVRRGELMSSVLEKYPKDIPGLVTQMIKVGERTGRLDESLMHIANFYESEVNRNIDALIDIIEPVLIVVLGGMVALLMVSIIVPVYKGVSSFGF
- a CDS encoding type II secretion system GspH family protein gives rise to the protein MKALLKKRKGFTIVELLIVVAIIGILATIVIVSLKEASDRARNTKIITSVTQIRKIAEDMYIQEAGGYESLCISGELNGGYSDILTILENDVEKYGGDMVSCYDSRYSYCVSAQLTGSTTKYFCIDDQGSNIESTSNACSDINIACE
- a CDS encoding prepilin peptidase, translating into MIIYYLLIFIFGLIVGSFLNCVIYRLEKKESFLHGRSFCPNCKHSLAWYDLIPLLSFILLRRKCRYCHKSISWQYPIIETATGALFLLIFNFSAQGGQAIFNEISIFNSSAMSSLPNGFQFLNFVYYLLIACFLIVIFVYDLKHFIILDKVLIPAIAISLIYRLVGALFLNNQLSIINYLLSAFGAAGFFLLIYLISKGKWLGFADVKLVILLAMILGWPKIALSLFLSFFIGAIIGIGLIVFSGKKLKSEVPFAPFLITGTLIALFWGQHLIDWYSALIF
- a CDS encoding prepilin-type N-terminal cleavage/methylation domain-containing protein, giving the protein MINNYCSTKSKETGMTLVEALITVAIVGILLATSFLAYRPRGQELALQRSAFKIASDIEIVREMAMSARKNVGGEIPIGGYGIYFDIANPSSYILFADSDASKNRKSDGSEDIKTLDIEDGIVLSILSPSNPVNITFVSPSPDVFLQGGATVGQIDITVAIQADISKTKIISINKAGLISTDQ
- a CDS encoding prepilin-type N-terminal cleavage/methylation domain-containing protein, which encodes MINNNGFTLIEMLITVSVVSVGIVGVFMSVQQGIIAIDYANSRFTAALLAQEGVEIIKSIRDTNLLEYNYVSTGTAWNEGIRTGDIEAQYTDPQLTEPAMTQPICSPSCDPDDIRFLKKSITGFYNYDTGDDSRFKRLIHIESPNADQMDATITVFWNKRGGGYYSISLLQHLYNWW
- a CDS encoding prepilin-type N-terminal cleavage/methylation domain-containing protein, yielding MQNRKQKKRNNKNNGFTLIEVVVVAGIFSVLMIVISGVFIAALKAERNILESKKVLGELSYAIEYMTRALRMAEKDTSGTCIPNGSNYQLTARDGIKFINILQSSACQEFFVNDGKIKYATGAEELELTSADVNVLVLKFEIINETESDNLQPFVTIQIKADTPNSTTLELQTSVSQRNPDIR